From Amycolatopsis sp. YIM 10, the proteins below share one genomic window:
- a CDS encoding NUDIX domain-containing protein, which yields MDEIGTWETFGERLVYDNRWVKVGLTDVQAPNGERWEYHVVHLARIAIALIVNERDEALMLWRYRFATKQWGYELLGGMVDDGEEAAQTAAREAAEESGWRPVGKPEHLVSFEPLPGQVTAPMDVYLWREAEHIGDPTDTEEAGRVEWVPLSRVNELAQRQELLGSGTLVSLLYYLNLRED from the coding sequence GTGGACGAGATCGGAACGTGGGAGACGTTCGGTGAGCGGTTGGTGTACGACAACCGGTGGGTGAAGGTCGGGTTGACCGACGTGCAAGCACCCAACGGGGAGCGCTGGGAGTACCACGTGGTGCACCTCGCGCGGATCGCCATCGCGCTGATCGTGAACGAGCGGGACGAGGCGTTGATGCTGTGGCGCTACCGGTTCGCCACGAAGCAGTGGGGGTACGAGTTGCTCGGCGGCATGGTGGACGACGGCGAGGAGGCCGCCCAGACCGCCGCTCGTGAGGCGGCCGAGGAGAGCGGCTGGCGCCCGGTCGGCAAGCCGGAGCACCTCGTGAGCTTCGAGCCGCTGCCCGGCCAGGTAACCGCCCCGATGGACGTGTACCTGTGGCGCGAGGCCGAGCACATCGGCGACCCGACTGACACCGAGGAAGCCGGGCGCGTCGAGTGGGTGCCGCTGTCCCGGGTGAACGAGCTGGCCCAGCGGCAAGAGCTGCTCGGCTCCGGGACGCTGGTGTCCCTGCTCTACTACCTCAACTTACGCGAGGACTGA
- a CDS encoding helix-turn-helix transcriptional regulator codes for MRKVKSPLQAARHEAGWSQEKLAKAINARCPAFGLAVLPVASRKAEISRWENGHVLPEPAMRRVFREIYGRTDEDLGFPSSVDGRPLGEELVERLVIARRVDPQTVELFRREVDGVRHADRRFGSAERLERLRGQISELDDLIRHTLLQRHRAPLAGVLTEASTLAGWTSLDIGSLKQAWAHYEQAKAAAREAESAALLAHATAEQAFVLIDAGNVEDAVELFAEARHIGKRAPRLLRAWLAAAQGEGHAISGDGDNALRSFDEADELRPSEVVHPELPFLFLGGTHLDRWRGNALVHLGAEEAISHLEGVIDGVPSEFVRARASACVDLALAYGAAGDREGAETYARQARQLISQLRSARLRRRLERLVLPQSSRKLR; via the coding sequence ATGAGAAAGGTGAAAAGCCCGCTGCAAGCGGCTCGCCATGAGGCTGGATGGAGCCAAGAGAAACTGGCGAAGGCCATTAATGCCCGCTGCCCGGCGTTCGGCTTGGCGGTGCTGCCCGTCGCCAGCCGGAAGGCCGAGATATCCCGGTGGGAAAACGGCCACGTCCTGCCCGAACCGGCGATGCGGCGGGTGTTCCGGGAGATCTACGGCCGCACCGACGAGGACCTCGGTTTCCCGTCGAGCGTCGACGGCCGCCCGCTCGGTGAGGAGCTGGTTGAACGCCTGGTGATCGCCCGCAGGGTGGACCCGCAGACGGTCGAGTTGTTCCGGCGGGAAGTCGACGGGGTCCGGCACGCTGACCGCCGGTTCGGCTCGGCCGAGCGGCTGGAACGGCTCCGAGGCCAGATCTCCGAACTCGACGACCTGATCAGGCACACGCTGCTCCAACGCCACCGCGCGCCCCTAGCCGGCGTGCTCACCGAGGCATCCACGCTGGCCGGGTGGACCTCGCTCGACATCGGCTCGCTCAAGCAGGCGTGGGCGCACTACGAACAGGCCAAAGCCGCGGCGCGGGAAGCTGAGTCGGCCGCGCTGCTGGCGCACGCCACGGCTGAACAGGCGTTCGTGCTTATCGACGCGGGCAACGTCGAGGACGCGGTCGAGTTATTCGCCGAAGCACGCCACATCGGCAAGCGAGCACCTCGGTTGCTCCGCGCTTGGCTCGCCGCAGCTCAAGGCGAGGGACACGCCATCTCCGGCGACGGGGACAACGCGCTGCGGTCCTTCGACGAGGCCGACGAGCTACGACCGTCCGAGGTGGTCCACCCTGAGCTGCCGTTCCTCTTCCTCGGCGGTACTCACCTGGACCGATGGCGCGGGAACGCGCTGGTCCACCTGGGCGCGGAGGAGGCGATCAGTCACCTTGAGGGTGTGATCGATGGCGTGCCCAGCGAGTTCGTCCGCGCCCGCGCGTCGGCCTGCGTCGACCTCGCGCTTGCCTACGGCGCGGCGGGGGATCGGGAGGGCGCCGAGACCTACGCGCGGCAGGCTCGGCAGCTCATCTCCCAGCTTCGCTCCGCGCGGCTGCGCCGCAGGCTGGAGCGTCTCGTGCTGCCTCAGTCCTCGCGTAAGTTGAGGTAG
- a CDS encoding helix-turn-helix domain-containing protein: MSEDWAAVAKAINERVNELGWRQRELAERSQVSQAIVREIQRNTVERKRSERTLEALSVALGWHPQHLTAVLHGRIPPAVGEPREDMDDAVSARLAVIERRLTDLTEQLAELRADVAVLIRRGGGPAA, translated from the coding sequence GCGGTCGCGAAGGCCATCAACGAGCGCGTGAACGAGCTCGGATGGCGCCAGCGCGAGTTGGCCGAACGCTCGCAGGTCTCGCAGGCCATTGTCCGCGAAATCCAGCGGAACACGGTGGAGCGCAAGCGAAGTGAGCGCACGCTCGAAGCGCTGTCCGTCGCGCTCGGCTGGCACCCGCAGCATCTGACTGCCGTGCTGCACGGCAGGATTCCGCCAGCTGTCGGGGAACCCCGCGAGGACATGGACGACGCGGTGTCCGCGCGCCTGGCCGTGATCGAACGGCGCCTCACCGATCTCACGGAGCAACTCGCCGAACTGCGCGCCGACGTCGCGGTTCTGATCCGGCGCGGTGGTGGCCCTGCCGCGTAG